The Thalassophryne amazonica chromosome 8, fThaAma1.1, whole genome shotgun sequence genome includes a window with the following:
- the LOC117515930 gene encoding leucine-rich repeat-containing protein 17-like isoform X1, with product MRVTSFFLLVSLTLLLLPLAEMRMGRGRGLKGVQRKQARDRVRGNGRHSRSGLSKHIIPDCSESTQSGDVYVDCQNRRLKSIPTSQIWSKQPKHLLLARNKLKVLPNGAFLGFESLISLDLQQNQISLVEDDAFQGLPRLRNLLLQHNHLRTLSEEALIPMPHLRFLRLYDNPWNCLCSMDSLIRTLQVPSNRNLGRHARCAEPSRLKGMKLKKVDAEILCKEADPGNDSQGDETEPIIDLIEPSAIRTKPDATTFCHTYLFPQLWTDCSNRGLTEVPLGIPEDIVHMDLSHNSISHLKAKDFQNARSLRTLNLSHNHMEHINTASLFGLLHLRELDLSDNNLHTVQYGVLEDLYFLSQLKLGGNPWVCNYSIHYIVYWLHLHPGVRYTGLICHSPPEHASDSVEVYVHSYNRECPKDRQHSKMDQGHTDPQLWNTPLELQGELEEELEPSHLRKPQKYEIFRLS from the exons ATGCGTGTGACCTCCTTTTTCCTCCTAGTCTCCCTGACCCTCCTGTTGCTCCCACTAGCTGAAATGAGAATGGGCAGGGGGCGGGGTCTCAAGGGTGTTCAACGCAAACAGGCTCGAGACAG GGTAAGAGGTAACGGGCGCCACAGCCGATCAGGCCTGTCCAAGCACATCATACCTGACTGCTCAGAATCTACGCAATCTGGAGACGTCTATGTGGACTGTCAGAACAGACGCCTCAAATCCATTCCCACCTCTCAGATCTGGTCGAAACAACCAAAGCACCTCCTGTTAGCCCGTAATAAGCTCAAAGTCCTTCCTAATGGGGCCTTTTTGGGATTTGAAAGCTTAATCAGTCTGGATTTGCAACAGAATCAGATCTCACTGGTGGAAGATGATGCTTTCCAGGGTCTACCACGCCTTCGAAACCTGCTGCTGCAGCATAATCACCTGAGGACACTGAGCGAGGAGGCCCTCATCCCCATGCCACACCTTCGCTTCTTACGTCTGTATGACAATCCCTGGAACTGCCTCTGCTCAATGGACAGTCTCATACGAACCCTTCAGGTGCCAAGCAACCGTAACCTAGGAAGGCATGCCAG GTGTGCAGAGCCTAGCAGGCTCAAAGGCATGAAGTTGAAGAAGGTTGACGCCGAAATACTCTGCAAGGAGGCAGACCCGGGCAATGACTCACAGGGTGATGAAACAGAGCCAATCATAGACCTCATAGAGCCCAGTGCAATTCGCACCAAACCAGATGCCACCACATTTTGCCACACGTACCTGTTCCCCCAACTATGGACAGACTGCAGCAACCGAG GTCTAACCGAGGTGCCTTTGGGTATTCCAGAGGATATAGTTCATATGGATTTGTCCCATAACTCCATCAGTCATCTCAAAGCCAAAGACTTCCAAAATGCGAGGAGCCTTAGAACCCTCAACCTCAGCCATAACCACATGGAGCACATCAACACAG CTTCCCTGTTTGGGCTCCTGCACTTACGTGAGCTGGATCTGTCTGACAACAACCTGCACACTGTCCAGTACGGCGTTCTGGAAGACCTTTACTTCTTGTCACAGCTAAAGTTGGGAGGAAACCCTTGGGTGTGCAACTATAG CATCCACTACATCGTGTACTGGCTGCACCTTCACCCAGGAGTGAGGTACACCGGCCTGATTTGTCACTCCCCTCCGGAACACGCTAGTGACAGTGTGGAGGTGTATGTGCATTCCTACAACAGAGAGTGTCCAAAGGACAGGCAGCACAGCAAAATGGATCAAGGCCATACGGACCCCCAACTTTGGAACACACCTCTGGAACTGCAGGGAGAGCTGGAGGAGGAGCTGGAACCCAGCCACTTAAGGAAACCGCAGAAATATGAGATCTTCAGGCTGTCGTAA
- the LOC117515930 gene encoding leucine-rich repeat-containing protein 17-like isoform X2 — protein sequence MRMGRGRGLKGVQRKQARDRVRGNGRHSRSGLSKHIIPDCSESTQSGDVYVDCQNRRLKSIPTSQIWSKQPKHLLLARNKLKVLPNGAFLGFESLISLDLQQNQISLVEDDAFQGLPRLRNLLLQHNHLRTLSEEALIPMPHLRFLRLYDNPWNCLCSMDSLIRTLQVPSNRNLGRHARCAEPSRLKGMKLKKVDAEILCKEADPGNDSQGDETEPIIDLIEPSAIRTKPDATTFCHTYLFPQLWTDCSNRGLTEVPLGIPEDIVHMDLSHNSISHLKAKDFQNARSLRTLNLSHNHMEHINTASLFGLLHLRELDLSDNNLHTVQYGVLEDLYFLSQLKLGGNPWVCNYSIHYIVYWLHLHPGVRYTGLICHSPPEHASDSVEVYVHSYNRECPKDRQHSKMDQGHTDPQLWNTPLELQGELEEELEPSHLRKPQKYEIFRLS from the exons ATGAGAATGGGCAGGGGGCGGGGTCTCAAGGGTGTTCAACGCAAACAGGCTCGAGACAG GGTAAGAGGTAACGGGCGCCACAGCCGATCAGGCCTGTCCAAGCACATCATACCTGACTGCTCAGAATCTACGCAATCTGGAGACGTCTATGTGGACTGTCAGAACAGACGCCTCAAATCCATTCCCACCTCTCAGATCTGGTCGAAACAACCAAAGCACCTCCTGTTAGCCCGTAATAAGCTCAAAGTCCTTCCTAATGGGGCCTTTTTGGGATTTGAAAGCTTAATCAGTCTGGATTTGCAACAGAATCAGATCTCACTGGTGGAAGATGATGCTTTCCAGGGTCTACCACGCCTTCGAAACCTGCTGCTGCAGCATAATCACCTGAGGACACTGAGCGAGGAGGCCCTCATCCCCATGCCACACCTTCGCTTCTTACGTCTGTATGACAATCCCTGGAACTGCCTCTGCTCAATGGACAGTCTCATACGAACCCTTCAGGTGCCAAGCAACCGTAACCTAGGAAGGCATGCCAG GTGTGCAGAGCCTAGCAGGCTCAAAGGCATGAAGTTGAAGAAGGTTGACGCCGAAATACTCTGCAAGGAGGCAGACCCGGGCAATGACTCACAGGGTGATGAAACAGAGCCAATCATAGACCTCATAGAGCCCAGTGCAATTCGCACCAAACCAGATGCCACCACATTTTGCCACACGTACCTGTTCCCCCAACTATGGACAGACTGCAGCAACCGAG GTCTAACCGAGGTGCCTTTGGGTATTCCAGAGGATATAGTTCATATGGATTTGTCCCATAACTCCATCAGTCATCTCAAAGCCAAAGACTTCCAAAATGCGAGGAGCCTTAGAACCCTCAACCTCAGCCATAACCACATGGAGCACATCAACACAG CTTCCCTGTTTGGGCTCCTGCACTTACGTGAGCTGGATCTGTCTGACAACAACCTGCACACTGTCCAGTACGGCGTTCTGGAAGACCTTTACTTCTTGTCACAGCTAAAGTTGGGAGGAAACCCTTGGGTGTGCAACTATAG CATCCACTACATCGTGTACTGGCTGCACCTTCACCCAGGAGTGAGGTACACCGGCCTGATTTGTCACTCCCCTCCGGAACACGCTAGTGACAGTGTGGAGGTGTATGTGCATTCCTACAACAGAGAGTGTCCAAAGGACAGGCAGCACAGCAAAATGGATCAAGGCCATACGGACCCCCAACTTTGGAACACACCTCTGGAACTGCAGGGAGAGCTGGAGGAGGAGCTGGAACCCAGCCACTTAAGGAAACCGCAGAAATATGAGATCTTCAGGCTGTCGTAA